In one Oryza glaberrima chromosome 2, OglaRS2, whole genome shotgun sequence genomic region, the following are encoded:
- the LOC127763631 gene encoding protein POLAR LOCALIZATION DURING ASYMMETRIC DIVISION AND REDISTRIBUTION-like → MAMERNAAPRVSASSSAAASPSTVGALLSKASVAAAPAREIPSPRSLLSRILHRSGGGGGGFGCRLRLPRYCSSGAAAKEDAAAEYVEVEAEAAAPKVVGRQAVDRESPRSSLGKKAAEEVSPASLGLGASLVLLLSKSAAELNRMAELRAQMERLVLDTKGEEEARSSNHPNASDDHADITKEEPTAFSGGALSRCSRTAAAPGNAGHHAAVPMDQMEADLEAELTLLQCATPRRDRQLEIGDDEEESTDTHAATFADADDDTDGADDDEEEEESGAAAQGGVSARELERRLHELLQWRHEERIAELETALERARKRLQEKEREVCWWRNTAKLVTRHKDDSRLR, encoded by the exons ATGGCGATGGAGAGAAACGCGGCGCCGCGCGTctcggcctcgtcgtcggcggcggcgtcgccctcCACCGTCGGTGCGCTCCTCTCGAAGGCCTCGGTGGCTGCCGCTCCCGCACGCGAGATCCCCTCGCCGCGGTCGCTGCTGTCGCGCATCCTCCacaggagtggcggcggcggcggcggcttcgggtGTCGCCTTCGCCTCCCCCGATACTGCTCCAGCGGCGCGGCCGCcaaggaggacgccgccgccgagtacGTGGAGGTTGAGGCGGAGGCTGCGGCGCCGAAGGTGGTGGGCCGCCAAGCGGTTGATCGCGAGTCGCCTCGGAGCTCGCTCG ggaagaaggcggcggaggaggtgtcGCCGGCGAGCCTGGGGCTGGGCGCGAGCCTCGTGCTGCTGCTCTCCAAGAGCGCGGCGGAGCTGAACAGGATGGCGGAGCTCCGCGCCCAGATGGAGCGGCTGGTGCTCGACAccaagggggaggaggaggcgcggagcAGCAACCACCCCAACGCGTCCGACGATCACGCCGACATCACCAAGGAGGAGCCCACCGCCTTCTCCGGCGGCGCATTATCCCGCTGCTCAcgcacggccgccgccccgGGAAACGCAGGGCACCACGCCGCCGTTCCAATGGACCAGATGGAAGCGGACCTCGAGGCGGAGCTGACGCTCCTGCAATGCGCGACTCCTCGTCGGGATCGTCAACTCGAG atcggcgacgacgaggaggagtcCACGGACACCCACGCGGCCAccttcgccgacgccgacgatgaCACGGACGGtgctgacgacgacgaggaggaggaggagagcggggcggcggcgcagggcggcgTGTCGGCGAGGGAGCTGGAGAGGAGGCTGCACGAGCTGCTCCAGTGGCGGCACGAGGAGCGGATCGCGGAGCTGGAGACGGCGCTGGAGCGCGCCAGGAAGAGGCTGCAGGAGAAGGAGCGCGAGGTTTGCTGGTGGCGCAACACCGCCAAGCTCGTCACCCGCCACAAGGACGACTCCCGCCTCAGATAG
- the LOC127763630 gene encoding protein NCA1-like, with protein MSSLCPFAKLASAGATCPVKSDNKTTSCPVTANNHTNDDDNEKTGNANTDPRVVPAKCPFGYDSNNTFKLGPLSCVVCHALLHQSSKCTPCSHKFCKACILRFKDCPLCGADIQGIEPDDELQGLVDRFIDGHARIKRSHAAGDGEAASDKTKVIYEDVSMERGAFLVQQAMRAFRAQNIESAKSRLSMCAEDIREELKSKEDNQELCSQLGAVLGMLGDCCRTLGDAPSAITYYEESAEFLSKLPKKDLELVHTLSVSLNKIGDLRYYDGDLHSARSYYARSLDVRRSAVKEHSAVASQVIDVATSLAKVADVDRNLGNESMAVEGFEEAIKCLENLKLESGEASLEQRRLSVLDFLRKQLDDK; from the exons ATGAGCTCTCTATGCCCGTTTGCCAAACTCGCCTCCGCTGGCGCCACATGCCCCGTAAAATCAGACAACAAAACCACCTCATGTCCTGTCACAGCCAACAATCACACCAACGACGACGATAATGAAAAAACTGGCAATGCTAACACCGATCCTCGTGTGGTGCCAGCAAAGTGCCCCTTTGGCTATGACTCCAACAACACCTTCAAGCTTGGCCCACTCAGCTGCGTGGTCTGCCACGCTCTGCTACATCAAAGCAGCAAATGCACCCCGTGCTCGCACAAGTTCTGCAA GGCATGCATATTGCGCTTTAAGGACTGTCCATTGTGTGGTGCTGACATCCAAGGGATCGAGCCTGATGATGAGCTTCAAGGCCTTGTTGACCGCTTCATTGATGGCCATGCCCGAATCAAGAGATCACATGCTGCAGGCGATGGTGAAGCCGCAAGTGACAAGACCAAGGTCATTTACGAGGATGTCTCCATGGAGAGAGGAGCTTTTCTGGTCCAGCAAGCGATGAGG GCTTTTCGCGCACAGAACATTGAAAGTGCAAAGTCAAGGCTCAGTATGTGTGCAGAAGACATCAGGGAAGAGTTGAAATCTAAAGAAGACAACCAAGAACTGTGTTCTCAACTTGGAGCTGTGTTAGGAATGCTTGGGGACTGCTG TCGGACCTTGGGAGATGCTCCTTCAGCAATCACTTACTATGAAGAAAGTGCTGAATTCCTCTCGAAATTGCCCAAAAAGGATCTGGAG TTGGTCCATACTCTCTCAGTTTCACTAAATAAAATTGGAGATCTTCGCTATTATGATGGGGACCTCCACTCAGCAAGAAGCTATTATGCGCGTTCATTGGACGTTCGCAGAAGTGCAGTAAAAGAGCACTCAGCTGTGGCTTCCCAG GTCATTGATGTAGCAACTTCTCTTGCCAAAGTTGCGGATGTCGATAGAAATCTTGGGAATGAAAGCATGGCAGTTGAGGGTTTTGAGGAAGCAATTAAATGCCTTGAGAATTTGAAGCTGGAATCTGGAGAGGCCAGTCTTGAGCAGCGG CGTCTCTCGGTTCTCGACTTTCTACGAAAACAACTGGATGACAAGTGA
- the LOC127761083 gene encoding uncharacterized protein LOC127761083, translating into MKRNNVFQVTLLSYFVLTIRGKELKCINNGENSSQILVGQQVNRAIQAQDGDIYDCVDVNLQTTFKHPVFKDHKIQMEPSSFPVGLDIKSPLEGAVLQAHLSTFNCPIGTIPILHNNNMDNTILQRIGELASNESRMLGAGIEYWDEVYGIRGSIYVYDPKVKKDSEDLTASWIQISNLPKAAVGVGIGVGSCVSPSLTGDNFARFHIFWDNEELKKGCADHNCPGFVQVSRNVGLGGRIHPISIYNGPQYVINVLIFKDPKTENWWLAYGSNNTPIGYWPSSQFSYLKAKGDYAFWGGYVQGPIAASDPPQMGSGHFASEGFGKTTFIRNIQVIEDKNNKLVTPNIRDSDPFSSDPKLYSYDGYGLNDNGMHVYYGGPGKYS; encoded by the exons ATGAAAAGAAATAACGTTTTCCAAGTTACCCTCTTGTCATATTTTGTTCTAACTATAAGAGGAAAAGAGCTCAAATGCATAAACAATGGAGAAAACTCTAGTCAAATCCTCGTAGGCCAACAAGTTAATAGGGCTATTCAG GCACAAGATGGAGACATATATGATTGTGTTGATGTGAATCTACAGACAACATTTAAACATCCGGTGTTCAAAGACCATAAAATTCAG ATGGAACCAAGCTCTTTTCCGGTAGGGTTGGATATTAAATCGCCATTAGAAGGTGCAGTCTTGCAAGCACATCTGTCTACCTTCAACTGTCCCATAGGAACAATTCCGATACTGCACAACAACAACATGGACAACACAATTCTACAACGAATTGGCGAGTTGGCTAGCAATGAGTCACGAATGCTG GGGGCCGGAATTGAATATTGGGATGAGGTATACGGAATACGGGGATCAATATATGTCTACGACCCAAAGGTGAAGAAAGATAGTGAGGACCTTACTGCATCATGGATACAAATTAGTAACTTGCCAAAAGCTGCGGTTGGAGTTGGGATAGGTGTTGGGTCTTGTGTGTCTCCAAGCCTTACTGGTGATAACTTTGCTAGGTTCCATATATTCTGG GATAATGAAGAACTGAAAAAAGGCTGCGCTGATCACAATTGTCCTGGTTTCGTGCAAGTTAGTCGCAATGTTGGTCTTGGAGGAAGAATCCATCCCATCTCTATCTATAATGGACCACAATATGTAATAaatgttcttatttttaag GATCCAAAGACTGAAAACTGGTGGTTGGCATATGGTTCAAACAATACACCAATCGGATACTGGCCAAGTTCACAATTCTCTTACCTCAAAGCCAAAGGTGATTATGCATTTTGGGGTGGATATGTTCAAGGTCCGATAGCTGCTTCAGACCCTCCACAAATGGGAAGTGGCCATTTCGCTTCTGAAGGATTTGGCAAAACAACTTTTATTAGGAATATTCAAGTTATTGAAGACAAGAATAACAAGCTGGTTACTCCAAACATTCGTGATTCTGATCCTTTTTCTAGTGATCCAAAATTATACAGCTATGATGGTTATGGACTTAATGATAATGGTATGCATGTATACTATGGTGGCCCAGGCAAGTATAGCTAA
- the LOC127762667 gene encoding uncharacterized protein LOC127762667, producing the protein MALTLPYLVQLILGLFYISTLKGNNVSQLALLLSYLVLTTRGEELKPINNGENTSRILTTLQVNKTIQVEDGDIYDCVDVNLQPSLKHPLFKGHKIQMEPSSFPIGMDIKSPLVGAISQAQLSTIDCPIGTIPIVRNNNLSNMMVQHIGTLANDDLPMLGAGIEYWDEIYGMQASINVYEPSVKKDSKDVSASWIQISVVPKGTNEIGIGAGSCVYPRSGDSFARFHIRWDNEELNKSCSDHNCPGFMQVSHSVGLGGRINPISVYNGPQYVINVLIFKDPKTKNWWLAYGSNNTPIGYWPSSQFSYFKAKGDYAFCGGYVKSPTAASDHPQMGSGHFASEGFGKAAFIRNIQVIEDKDNKLVTPNIRNANPFSNNLKLYSYDGYGLNNDGMHVYYGGPGKYI; encoded by the exons ATGGCTCTTACTCTACCATATCTTGTGCAATTAATACTGGGATTGTTCTAT ATTTCCACCTTGAAAGGAAACAATGTTTCTCAACTGGCTCTCCTCTTGTCATATCTTGTTCTAACTACTAGGGGAGAAGAGCTCAAACCCATTAACAATGGAGAAAATACTAGTCGAATCCTGACAACTTTACAAGTTAATAAGACTATTCAG GTAGAAGATGGAGACATATATGATTGTGTCGATGTGAATCTACAACCATCATTGAAACATCCATTGTTCAAAGGACATAAAATTCAG ATGGAACCTAGTTCTTTCCCAATAGGGATGGATATCAAATCGCCATTAGTAGGTGCAATCTCGCAAGCACAATTGTCTACCATTGATTGCCCCATTGGAACAATTCCAATAGTGCGCAACAACAATTTGTCCAACATGATGGTACAACATATTGGCACACTGGCTAATGATGATTTACCAATGCTG GGAGCAGGAATTGAATATTGGGATGAGATATATGGCATGCAGGCATCAATAAATGTCTATGAACCAAGTGTGAAGAAAGATAGCAAAGATGTTAGTGCATCATGGATACAAATTAGTGTTGTCCCAAAAGGTACCAACGAAATTGGTATAGGTGCCGGGTCTTGTGTATATCCAAGAAGTGGTGATAGCTTTGCTAGGTTCCATATTCGTTGG GATAATGAAGAATTGAACAAGAGTTGCAGTGATCACAATTGCCCTGGTTTCATGCAAGTTAGTCACAGTGTTGGTCTTGGAGGAAGAATCAATCCCATATCTGTCTATAATGGACCACAATATGTAATAaatgttcttatttttaag GATCCAAAGACTAAAAACTGGTGGTTGGCATATGGTTCAAACAATACACCAATCGGATACTGGCCAAGTTCACAATTCTCTTACTTCAAAGCCAAAGGTGATTATGCATTTTGCGGTGGATATGTTAAAAGTCCAACAGCTGCTTCAGACCATCCACAAATGGGAAGTGGGCATTTCGCATCTGAAGGATTTGGCAAAGCCGCTTTTATTAGGAATATTCAAGTTATTGAAGACAAGGATAACAAGCTTGTTACTCCAAACATCCGTAATGCCAATCCTTTTTCTAATAATCTAAAATTATATAGCTATGATGGTTATGGACTTAATAACGATGGTATGCATGTATACTATGGTGGCCCAGGCAAGTACATCTAA